The Musa acuminata AAA Group cultivar baxijiao chromosome BXJ1-3, Cavendish_Baxijiao_AAA, whole genome shotgun sequence genome window below encodes:
- the LOC103978365 gene encoding laccase-11 translates to MGCFHASIVIVLLGFLMLVSVPTEAATKKYQFDVVVSNVSRLCHAKPVVTVNGRLPGPTIYAREGDRLIVNVTNYAQYNMTIHWHGVKQLRNGWADGPAYVTQCPIRSGGSYTYHFNVTGQRGTLWWHAHILWLRATVHGAIVIMPEQGVPYPFPQPYQETELILGEWWNADVEKVEQQGNLLGLPPNTSDAHTINGKPGPLFPCPEKHTYALEVESGKTYLLRIINAALNDDLFFAIAGHSMTVVEIDAVYCKPFNTSALVIAPGQTTNALVRADQAPGRYFMATRSFMDIPIPVDNKTATAILQYRGVPTTVVPVMPQLPAPNDTSFVASFSDQLRSLNSPRYPASVPLDVDRRLFYTIGLGVNPCPTCLNGTRLTASLNNITFVLPQVALLQAHYYDMKGVFRLDFPDKPPTWFNYTGTPLTANLGTSLGTRLSRIAFNSTVELVLQDTNLLMVESHPFHLHGYNFFVVGTGIGNFDPAKDPETFNLIDPPERNTVGVPTGGWSAIRFRADNPGVWFMHCHLEVHTSWGLKMAFVVENGDGPEESILPPPMDLPPC, encoded by the exons ATGGGTTGTTTCCATGCTTCCATTGTCATCGTGCTCCTGGGCTTTCTCATGCTTGTTTCGGTACCGACAGAAGCTGCCACAAAGAAGTACCAGTTTGAT GTCGTCGTGAGCAACGTGAGCAGGCTCTGCCATGCGAAGCCGGTCGTCACCGTCAACGGGCGGCTCCCCGGGCCTACCATCTACGCCCGGGAAGGAGATCGGCTGATCGTTAACGTCACCAACTACGCGCAGTACAACATGACCATCCACTG GCACGGGGTGAAGCAGCTCCGAAATGGGTGGGCGGACGGGCCGGCTTACGTTACACAGTGCCCCATTCGCAGTGGCGGCAGCTACACCTACCACTTTAACGTGACCGGCCAGAGAGGGACGCTGTGGTGGCACGCTCACATCCTCTGGTTGCGCGCCACCGTGCACGGCGCCATCGTGATCATGCCCGAGCAAGGAGTTCCGTACCCCTTCCCTCAGCCCTACCAAGAAACCGAACTGATCTTAG GAGAATGGTGGAACGCCGATGTGGAAAAGGTGGAGCAGCAAGGAAACTTACTTGGATTGCCTCCCAACACTTCGGATGCTCATACCATCAATGGGAAGCCAGGGCCTCTCTTCCCATGCCCGGAGAAGC ATACCTACGCCCTGGAAGTCGAATCGGGCAAGACATACCTCCTCAGGATCATCAACGCTGCCCTCAATGACGACCTCTTCTTCGCGATCGCCGGGCACAGCATGACGGTGGTGGAGATCGACGCAGTTTACTGCAAGCCATTCAACACCAGCGCCCTGGTCATTGCACCAGGTCAAACGACCAACGCCCTCGTTCGAGCCGACCAAGCTCCCGGCAGGTACTTCATGGCGACCAGGTCTTTCATGGACATCCCCATTCCCGTCGACAACAAGACCGCGACGGCGATCCTGCAGTACAGGGGAGTCCCCACGACCGTCGTCCCCGTCATGCCACAGCTGCCTGCGCCAAACGATACCTCGTTCGTCGCCAGCTTCAGCGACCAGCTCAGGAGCCTGAACTCGCCACGATATCCTGCAAGCGTGCCCCTCGACGTCGATCGACGTCTCTTCTACACCATCGGACTCGGGGTGAATCCGTGCCCCACTTGTTTGAACGGCACCAGGCTCACGGCGTCGTTGAACAACATCACTTTCGTGTTGCCCCAAGTCGCGCTGCTCCAAGCGCATTACTACGACATGAAGGGAGTGTTTAGGTTGGACTTCCCCGACAAGCCTCCCACCTGGTTCAATTACACCGGCACGCCCCTCACTGCGAACCTCGGCACATCGCTGGGAACCAGGCTCAGCAGGATCGCCTTCAACTCCACCGTCGAACTGGTGCTGCAAGACACCAACCTCCTCATGGTCGAATCGCACCCCTTCCACCTCCATGGCTACAACTTCTTCGTCGTCGGAACCGGGATCGGAAACTTCGACCCCGCCAAGGACCCGGAAACCTTCAACTTGATCGACCCGCCGGAGAGGAACACGGTCGGAGTTCCCACGGGAGGTTGGAGTGCAATCCGATTCAGAGCTGACAATCCAG GGGTTTGGTTCATGCACTGTCATCTGGAAGTCCACACGAGCTGGGGGCTAAAGATGGCTTTCGTCGTGGAGAACGGAGACGGGCCGGAGGAGTCGATCCTACCTCCGCCGATGGATCTTCCACCATGCTAA